From a single Parambassis ranga chromosome 2, fParRan2.1, whole genome shotgun sequence genomic region:
- the cry1a gene encoding cryptochrome circadian regulator 1a, translating into MVINTIHWFRKGLRLHDNPSLKESLQGADTVRCVYILDPWFAGSSNVGINRWRFLLQSLEDLDSSLRKLNSRLFVIRGQPTDVFPRLFKEWKIARLSYEYDSEPFGRERDEAIKKLASEAGVEVTVRISHTLYDLDKIIELNGGQSPLTYKRFQTLISRMDPVEIPAESITAEIMGKCTTPLSEDHDEKFGVPSLEELGFDTEGLSSAVWPGGETEALTRLERHLERKAWVANFERPRMNANSLLASPTGLSPYLRFGCLSCRLFYFKLTDLYRKVKKKSSPPLSLYGQLLWREFFYTAATSNPCFDKMENNPICVQIPWDRNPEALAKWAEGRTGFPWIDAIMTQLRQEGWIHHLARHAVACFLTRGDLWISWEEGMKVFEELLLDADWSVNAGSWMWLSCSSFFQQFFHCYCPVGFGRRTDPNGDYIRRYLPILRGFPAKYIYDPWNAPEVVQKAAKCIIGVHYPKPMVHHAEASRLNIERMKQIYQQLSCYRGLGLLATVPSNSNSNGNGGGEASSDVMGFPVEAQHEAAAQSGYPMPVHSQGDWQSGVMMYLQGDQQTTIGTHQQGYAAGSSMMCYTQGTQQIPGPAVQTGPDHHSTTQSSGKRHSEDSGNGKSSKVQRQSNH; encoded by the exons ATGGTCATTAATACGATCCACTGGTTCAGGAAGGGCTTGCGGCTCCACGACAACCCGTCGCTCAAGGAATCTCTGCAGGGAGCGGACACAGTCCGCTGCGTCTACATCCTCGACCCCTGGTTCGCGGGATCTTCCAACGTCGGGATCAACAGGTGGAG GTTCTTACTGCAGAGTCTTGAGGACTTGGACTCCAGCCTCCGTAAGCTCAACTCTCGTCTGTTCGTGATTCGAGGCCAACCCACTGATGTCTTTCCCAGACTTTTCAAG GAATGGAAGATTGCTCGTCTGTCTTACGAGTATGACTCTGAGCCCTTTGGGAGAGAGCGAGATGAAGCCATTAAGAAGCTGGCCTCTGAGGCTGGAGTGGAGGTGACAGTTCGCATCTCCCACACACTCTATGATCTGGACAA gATCATAGAGTTAAACGGCGGTCAGTCCCCCCTCACCTACAAGCGGTTTCAGACTCTGATCAGCCGCATGGATCCAGTGGAAATCCCTGCCGAGTCCATTACCGCTGAGATTATGGGGAAATGCACGACACCACTGTCCGAGGACCATGATGAAAAGTTTGGGGTCCCTTCTCTGGAGGAGCTGG GTTTTGATACTGAAGGTCTGTCCTCAGCTGTGTGGCCAGGAGGAGAGACCGAAGCTCTCACACGGCTAGAGAGGCATTTGGAGAGGAAG GCGTGGGTCGCCAACTTTGAGCGCCCCAGAATGAACGCTAACTCGCTGCTCGCCAGCCCTACAGGCCTCAGCCCATACCTGCGCTTCGGCTGCCTCTCCTGCCGCCTCTTCTACTTCAAACTCACCGACCTCTACAGGAAG gtgaagaagaagagctcTCCCCCTCTGTCGCTCTACGGTCAGCTGCTGTGGCGTGAGTTCTTTTACACAGCTGCCACCAGCAACCCTTGCTTCGACAAGATGGAGAACAACCCCATCTGCGTTCAGATCCCCTGGGACCGTAACCCTGAGGCGCTGGCAAAGTGGGCGGAGGGCCGCACCGGCTTCCCCTGGATCGACGCCATCATGACCCAGCTGCGGCAGGAGGGGTGGATCCACCATCTGGCTCGGCACGCCGTGGCCTGTTTCCTGACGAGAGGGGACCTGTGGATCAGCTGGGAGGAGGGCATGAAG gtgttcgaggagctgctgctggatgctgaCTGGAGTGTAAATGCTGGCAGCTGGATGTGgctctcctgcagctccttcttCCAGCAGTTCTTCCACTGCTACTGCCCTGTGGGATTCGGCCGACGCACCGACCCCAATGGAGATTACATTCG GCGCTACCTGCCCATTCTGAGGGGGTTTCCAGCCAAGTATATTTATGATCCCTGGAACGCTCCTGAGGTTGTGCAGAAGGCAGCCAAGTGTATTATTGGAGTGCATTACCCAAAGCCCATGGTGCACCATGCAGAGGCCAGCCGTCTCAACATTGAACGAATGAAGCAGATCTACCAGCAGCTGTCCTGCTACAGGGGCCTCG GCCTTTTGGCGACTGTTCCCTCCAACTCTAACAGTAATGGTAATGGAGGCGGTGAGGCGTCCTCAGATGTGATGGGATTCCCTGTTGAGGCTCAGCATGAGGCTGCTGCTCAGTCTG gataTCCAATGCCTGTTCACTCCCAGGGAGACTGGCAAAGTGGTGTCATGATGTACCTGCAGGGCGATCAGCAAACAACCATCGGCACACACCAACAAG GTTATGCTGCCGGTTCCAGTATGATGTGCTACACTCAAGGCACCCAGCAGATTCCTGGTCCTGCAGTTCAAACAG GGCCGGATCATCACTCCACCACTCAGAGCAGTGGCAAACGGCACAGTGAGGACTCCGGGAACGGCAAAAGCTCTAAAGTCCAGAGACAAAGCAACCACTAA
- the LOC114445287 gene encoding transcription termination factor 2, mitochondrial-like — protein sequence MLRVTTASLCTYCQRMRLLLPPSVSTSTVASTNRRPENQQTVDSLYELLVDIRKVRKCKSWVLSESTAYVCETADLLKDMGADATAIAHILETHPEAVLCRPEDTAAQRDLWMSVCHNRRKLMSIIEKFPASFFTLSYHSNQQANILYLQNLRLSRRIISNLMASAPQSFSQPVEHTQQVIHTLRETYLDLGGDESNLRIWLQKLLSQNPYILIRPAETWRDSLGFLREQGFTTEDLLGLVSSLKASISDLQPAAMQQALAYIEEALACSEDELKQVVIRCPAVLYYSLPILVGRFQGLMDVGVSMEQVKESPNVLELTTQIVLYRVQKLASYGYDVCSGSLDVIVGTKKDFEMSYNRLHLRQQRPLFNPVAPVRSAEE from the coding sequence ATGCTTCGTGTCACCACTGCCTCCTTGTGCACCTACTGTCAGAGGATGAGGCTGCTGCTCCCCCCCTCCGTCTCCACCTCCACAGTGGCCTCCACCAACAGAAGACCGGAGAACCAGCAGACCGTGGACTCCCTCTACGAACTGTTGGTGGACATAAGGAAGGTGCGTAAGTGTAAGAGCTGGGTTCTGTCTGAGAGCActgcgtatgtgtgtgagactgcCGACCTGCTGAAGGACATGGGGGCAGACGCCACAGCTATCGCCCACATTCTGGAAACTCACCCTGAAGCGGTCCTGTGCCGGCCGGAGGACACGGCCGCGCAGCGAGACCTCTGGATGTCCGTGTGTCACAACAGGCGCAAGTTGATGAGCATTATTGAAAAGTTCCCAGCCTCCTTTTTTACATTATCTTACCATAGCAACCAGCAGGCCAACATCCTCTACCTCCAAAACCTTCGTCTCAGCAGAAGAATCATCAGCAACCTGATGGCCAGTGCTCCACAGAGCTTCAGTCAGCCAGTGGAGCACACTCAGCAGGTCATCCACACACTGAGGGAGACCTACCTGGACCTAGGCGGGGACGAGAGCAACCTGCGCATCTGGCTGCAGAAGCTGCTGAGCCAGAACCCATACATCCTGATACGGCCTGCCGAgacctggagagacagtctgggCTTCCTGAGGGAGCAGGGCTTCACCACAGAGGATCTCCTCGGCCTGGTCTCCAGCCTCAAAGCATCCATCTCAGACCTGCAGCCTGCGGCCATGCAGCAGGCGCTGGCTTACATTGAGGAGGCTCTCGCCTGCTCCGAGGACGAACTCAAGCAAGTGGTGATCCGCTGCCCGGCCGTGTTGTACTACTCCCTGCCCATCCTGGTGGGGCGCTTCCAGGGCCTGATGGATGTCGGAGTAAGCATGGAGCAGGTGAAGGAATCTCCAAATGTCCTGGAGCTCACCACGCAGATCGTGCTGTATCGTGTCCAGAAGCTGGCCTCATATGGATACGACGTGTGCTCTGGCAGCCTGGACGTTATTGTGGGAACTAAGAAGGACTTTGAAATGAGTTACAACCGGCTCCACCTCAGGCAGCAGCGGCCGCTATTCAACCCTGTAGCTCCTGTTAGGTCTGCTGAGGAGTGA